The genome window CCGACGCCACGAGCACCACATCAGATACGGCCATCACTTCACTGGCTTGTTCTTTGACCAGAGTGACAGGAACCGAACTTTGCCGCAAGAGTGGCTGCAGCAGATTATCCTGAATTGTGGAGGCCTGCGCCAAGATAAACTTCGTTTTTGGCGCCCGGTGAGCCAATTGCTCTGCGGCTCTGATCAGGATCGGCAACAGAGCCTGCACCTCATGCGCGCGGCTCCCCGGCAACAAGCCAATCACCCGCTCATCCTGAGCGAAGCCAAATCTGCTGCGCAGCGCCGTCCGATCGTAGGATCCTTCGACTGCATCCAAGATGGGATGGCCGACAAATGTGCAGCGCATACCCGCGTTGTCATAGAGGGGTTTTTCAAAAGGCAGAATGACCAACACCTGATCGACTCGTTTCTTGATCCAGTACATCCGCCAGGCCCCCCAGGCCCAAATCTGCGGCGCAACATAATAGAACACGCGCAACCCAGCGCCCTTGGCAAAATAGGCGTACCGTAAGTTTAATCCGGGGTTGTCGACAAAGATGACCGCATCCCATGGTTCGGATCGAAACAACCGTCGCATGAAGAAAAACCGTCGCATGATCGCCACCAACACCAAGGGCCCGACCATCCCCATCACGTCGAACTGCCCCATCTTGCAGACCAATTGCACACCGGCCGCCTCCATCGCGGCCCCTCCGATCCCGGCCAAC of Nitrospirota bacterium contains these proteins:
- the lpxB gene encoding lipid-A-disaccharide synthase; the encoded protein is MARILIITGEASGDLHGANLAKALRAKDPQVSLAGIGGAAMEAAGVQLVCKMGQFDVMGMVGPLVLVAIMRRFFFMRRLFRSEPWDAVIFVDNPGLNLRYAYFAKGAGLRVFYYVAPQIWAWGAWRMYWIKKRVDQVLVILPFEKPLYDNAGMRCTFVGHPILDAVEGSYDRTALRSRFGFAQDERVIGLLPGSRAHEVQALLPILIRAAEQLAHRAPKTKFILAQASTIQDNLLQPLLRQSSVPVTLVKEQASEVMAVSDVVLVASGTATLQAAVVGTPMVLIYRTSELEFWIASFFLRVKWIGLVNLVAGRSVVPELLQDEATGQRLYEEALRIL